A region of the Cytobacillus sp. IB215665 genome:
GAAACTACAATTACAATTACTTGGGATGCTTCCTCTGATAATGTAGGAGTAGAAGGTTATGATATATATCAAGACGGAGTGTACGTTGATAATACAGCATTAACTACCTATCAAATTACAGGACTATCAGGAGACACGGCTTATTCTTTTGAAGTCATTGCAAAAGATGCAGCTGGCAATGAATCAGTTGGAAGTACAATAGATGTTACAACAGCGGCACCACCAATAGATGGAAATCCAGATAACGGAACAATTAGCCATGAAGATTTTACAATCGACATTGAAAACAATGGTGATAGTGCGACATTTCATTTTTCACCAACAGAAGCTTCTAATTTCGTAGACTTACATTATACGATTAATGGTGGTGCACAGCAAAATGTAAGTACGACAAATATTGCTGGGACGTGGGAGTATACAATTAATGGCTTAACAACTGGTGATATCATTGAATTTTCCTACACATATACGATTGGGACGCCAGCAACTGACTCAGATTGGTATGAATATACACATTGATTGTTGTTTTCCTTAGCATCTGACCGTTATAAACCTTTTATACTGTGAGATAATGTAGATTAGATAAGGGTTGTAATTATTCAATATAAAAGTATGTTGTAGATCATACATTTCTACGACATGCTTTTTGTTTTGTGGTAGGATAAGATGGCAAAACTGTTACTAGCATAAGGATCATAAAAATTTGAAGATAGGATGACACGATGACTGCTGAGATACGTTTAAAGGTAAAACCAAAATATATAAACAAATTTAAAAATGGTTATCCGCTTATTACGAAAGAAGCAATTGTCAATATCAATGATTTGAAAGAAGAGGGCGTAATTGTTAAGGTTGTCGATGATCGAAACTCATTTATCGGAAGAGGTTATTATGGCAAACAAAACAAAGGATATGGCTGGATTTTATCCCGTAATAATCGTGAACAGCTTAATCAACAGTTTTTTAAGGAAAAAATTAAAGTAGCGCTACATGCAAGAAGTCATTTTTTCGGTAATGAAGATACAACAGCATTTAGGGTTGTTAATGGGGAAGGTGACGGCTTAGGTGGTATAACAATTGACTATTTCGATGGCTACTATGTCATTAATTGGTATAGTGAAGGTATATATACATTTCGTGAATATGTCATTAACGCGTTAAGCGAGCTTGTCGACTATAAAGCGATATACCAGAAAAAAAGGTTTGCAACAGACGGTAAATATATTGAAGAGGATGGCTTTGTAACAGGTGAAAGAGGTAAGTTCCCAATTTTAATAAAGGAAAATGGTGTTCATTTTGCTGTTTACTTAGATGATGGAGCGATGGTTGGTGTTTTTTTAGACCAAAGAGAAGTGAGGAAAACGATTAGAGATAAATATGTAGAAGGCAAATCAGTGTTAAATTTGTTCTCCTACACTGGCGCATTTTCGGTCTTTGCGGCTTCTGGTGGTGCATCAAAAACGACGAGTGTTGATTTAGCTAATAGAAGCTTAAGTAAAACAATAGAACAATTTGAAGTGAATGGAATTAACTATAAAGACCACGACATCATCGTAGAGGATGTTTTTAAATACTTTAAGTATGCTGTGAAAAAGGAGAAAAAGTTTGATCTAGTCATACTAGACCCTCCTAGTTTTGCAAGATCAAAGAAATTTACTTTTAGCGCAGCGAAGGATTATACAGATTTAATAAAACAAGCTATTTTAATCACCGAACATAACGGGATTATAGTTTCTTCAACGAATTCAAGTGCCTTCAATATGGATAAATTTAAGAAATTTATTGAAATTGCTTTTAAAGAAATGGGGAGGCGTTACAAAATAATTGAACAATTTTCCCTCCCAGAGGACTTTAGAACGGTGAAAGAGTTTGAAGAAGGAAACTACTTGAAGGTAGTGTTTATTCAAATTACTGGTGAATAACAAAAGGGATGCCGAGGCATCCCTTCGCTTATGTGATATTTTCTTTGTTATATTCTTCTACATATTCATCTTAGTCTAATACTTCAATAGCATTCGACCAATGTAAAACAGTTCCAACAAAATCCTTAATGTCTAAACCAGGCATTTCATATGTTTCATCCAGTGGCATTTTTAATAAATGTCACTTTGTATCCTCTATCAAAGGCAACAATAGCCGTAAACATACAACAAAACTCAGTATTAATGCCAGTTATAAAAAGGTGATTTACACCTAAGTCATCTAGTGTTTTGGAGAGTTCAGTATTGAAGAATGAGCTTGGCGTATGCTTCTCCAATACATAGTCAGCATAGTGATTTAAATGATCCGTGTAAACCGTGTAGTTCAGAACCTTCGGAATGTCTATATAATGGACTTTCTTCTGCATCATCTACATGTCTCATAAATATGACAGGATGAATTATTATCTTTGAAGTATTGAATAACATTTTTCATCAATGAAAGTTCTTTCTTAAAATCACCGAAGTTAACAATATCGTTTTGCACAGGGATCTTTTCTACATAAAATGATGTCTCTCAGACAAACATCTCATTAAGGTAACGAAAAGAGCTTTTTATATAAATTACTGTGCAACTTGTTGCTTTAATTTACCTTTTTGAGAAGCTGGCTCTTGTTGCTCCTTAATTTTTTTAATATCCATACGGATAAGGAAAGAAGTAATTAACGCAATTGTTAAAAATGCTGCGAATATATAAAATGTAGCATTATAACTGTTTGTTGTATCTTTAATATATGAAACGAGCATTGGTCCAAACACGCCTGCCATAGACCAAGAGGTTAATAAATACCCATGAATTGCACCTAATTGCTTTGTACCGAATAAGTCTCCAATAAATGCTGGTAAAGAGGCAAATCCTCCGCCGTAGATGGTTAAAATAAGGAAAATCAATGTAACAAATATCGCTTGGCTTGAAACTGTTGGTAAGATCAAAAATGCTACGAGTTGAATCGAGAAAAATATCGTAAACACATTTGTTCTTCCTAAATAATCTGAAGCAGTAGCCCAACCGATACGGCCTCCACCGTTAAAGAAGCCCATAATACCGACCATACTTGCAGCGGCTACAGCTGTCATACCTACTTTTTCTTGAGCCATTGGTGAAGCAACTGAAATGAGCATGATTCCTGAAGAAATATTAATAAACATCATTAACCATAACATCCAAAATCGTTTTGTTTTTACTGCTTCGTTAGCAGTAAGTTGTGCAAGGTCAGCTTTGATTTTTACTTTTCCTTTTTCTGACGCTTCCTTCATCCCAGCTGGTAACCATCCTTCTTCAGGCCGAGCTATATATAATGCTCCTGAAATCATGAGGATAAAATATGTGATCCCAAGAATGAAGAATGTTTGTGATAAACCAACGTTCTCAATTAGATAGTTCGCTACTGGGCTACAAATTAATGCGCCTGCACCAAACCCCATAACTGCCATCCCGGTAGCTAAACCACGGCGATCAGGGAACCATTTTACTAATGTAGATACTGGTGCTATATAACCTATCCCTAACCCCATTCCACTAATTAATCCATAAGTTAAATAGTAGCCATATAATGATTCAAGTTGAATAGCAAATCCAGTCCCTATAAGGCCGCTTGAAAATAAAATAGCTGCAACGATAGCTGAAAAGCGAGGGCCTTTCTTCTCCACTACTTTGCCAAAAAACGCAGCAGATGTTCCTAAACAAAAGATAGCGATTGTAAATGCTAAGGCAGTTTCAGTACTGCTCCACCCTAATTCATCATGAATTGGTTTTTTATATACACTGTATGCGTATACAGAACCGATTGAAATATGGATGGCAATTGCTGATAAAGCAATTAACCAACGGTTTTTTTGTTTCATTCGAAACCTCTCCTTTTGTTATGTTAATTGTAAATGAATGAGTTAAGTTTGTGAAAACTATCACAAACTTAATGTAATTTAATTATACTGTGTAAAAAAACGATTGGTATAAAATTATTATGACGACTTTGTGAAACATTGAGCATGATAATCACCTTAGGCTTTGCAATGATTGTTGCTATATTGAATGACAACCTATGCAAGTATACAGCTGACATTCATGATATTTCTTCATTATTAAAAATGACAGGTATATAAAATGTAAGCAACAAAGTTTACTCATAGAGGCCATATTTTATTAATACTTTTCTGGTAGAGGATTATAATGATATGACATTTCCACCTACTATAAGCACGTGGGGATATGTTAGTAGGAACTTTTTTTGAAAAAAATAATATGATATAAACGAATGCGTATATAACATTATTCTTTGCTTTAGCACTCTCAATTAAATGGAGGTGATCATTTGTATCCGCAATACCCATATTACGGGTTTAAGCAAGTAACACAACAGGTTCCTATTGCATTTCCGCCACAGCATCAAGATGTTCACCCTGGGCTTGAATATGAAATGGTACCGAGGCCAATTTCTGAGGATCCCCAATACCGAAGTGGCAATAAGCTGCACAATAAAGTTGCTATTATCACAGGTGGAGATAGTGGAATTGGTAGAGCTACTGCCATAGCTTTTGCCAAAGAAGGTGCCAACATAACGATTGTTTACTTAAATGAACATCAGGATGCAGCTGAAACGAGGGAAAGGGTAGAGAGCTTAGGAGGAAAATGCTTAGTCATAAGTGCGGACTTACGTAAAGAGGAAACGTCACATCAAGTAGTCAAACAAACGATTGAAACGTTCGGGAAGTTAGATATTCTCATTAATAATGCTGCTGTTCAATACGTGCAATCAAGTATTCTTGATATATCATCCGAACAGCTTGAAAATACGTTTCGAACGAATGTCTTTGCAATATTTTATATGACAAAAGCAGCACTTCCGTATTTAAAAAATGGAAGCTCAATCATTAATACGGCATCTATTACAGCCTTTCAAGGTCAGAAATTCTTAATTGATTATTCTGCAACGAAAGGGGCTGTCACTACTTTTACACGCTCTCTATCTTTATCATTAGTTGAACACGGAATTAGAGTAAATAATGTCGCTCCTGGCCCTATTTGGACCCCGCTAATTCCTTCGAGCTTTTCGGCAGAGCAAGTAACACAATTTGGTTTGGAAACACCGATGAAACGTGCTGGGCAGCCCTTTGAGCTTGCGCCAGCCTTTGTATATTTAGCTTCTGATGATTCTAGATATGTGACAGGGCAAACAATACATGTAAATGGGGGAGTGATTTTAAACACATAGCCGCTATATTGTTGGTCAAGGATAGTTATGGGAAAGAGAAGGTCAGCCTTCACATAGCAAAGATGGGCTTGACCTTTTGTATGTTCTAACAGGCAGATTAATAGAAAATTATATATAATAAAAATACTATAGTCTTTTTATGGGGGGGAGTAAAAATAAGAGTCTTAGAATTTCTCATGTTACTATTTGTTTTCTTAACAATAGTAGCTATCATATTTAAAAGCTTTGGGAATATGAAAATAGCAAAATTAATACCTTTTCTAGCAATACTTGTGTTTATTCCACATGTGTTATTTGAAGGAATAAGATGGCAGCTTTATCCTGTTTACATAATTATTATGTTTCAGTTTTTAATTACAATATTATTTCGAGTAGGATTATTAAAGAAGCGAAGGTTGGAAAATGACAAAAAACTGATACGAATGAGTTTGCCTATTGTCATAAGCTTATTCCTATTAACAGTGTTATTTTCCTATGCATTCCCTGTATACAAAATTCCTACACCATCAGGACCAAATGAAATTGGGACGATATCATTTGACTTAATAGATGATAGTCGGGAGGCTATTTATAGTGAAGATATAACCGACAATAGGAAAATAAAGCTACAAGTTTGGTATCCTGCACAAAATGTAGGTTCGTATGAGCAAGTTCCGTGGCTACAGGACGGTAAAATAGTGGCAGAGGGTGTCTCGAAATTAATGGGATTTCCGGATTTTGTTCTTAGTCACACGTCTTTAGTGAAGTCGAATTCCTACCTTAATGCCCCTATTAGTAATGAAAAGGAACAATACCCAGTCATTATTCTGTCCCATGGCTGGACTGGATTCAGAAATATTCATACAGATGTTGCAGAACTATTAGCGAGTAATGGGTTTGTTGTAGTAGCGATTGAACATACATACGGTTCAGCTGTCACTGCTTTTAATGATGGTGAAGTAGCTTATGTTAATGATGAAGCATTACCAAATCGTGAAGAAACTCCTAATTTTTTAACTTATGCTAATACGTTAGTAAAAACATTTGCAGGAGATATTCAAGTTACACTTGATCAGTTAGAAATGATGAACACAGAGCAAAATAGTTCTCCTTTGAAAGGAAAATTAGATTTAGCCAATATCGGTGTGATCGGTCACTCTACTGGAGGAGGGGCTGCTGTAGCGACTGCACTTCATGATAATCGAATAAAGGCGCTAATTGGATTGGATGCATGGGTTGAGCCGATAGAAGAACAAGAGCTGGATAGCGGATTACATATTCCATCTCTGTTTTTAAGAAGTCATGAATGGGAGCAAGGCTATAATAATGAGCATTTGTATTTATTGTTAAACAGTAGTATGGCTCCTGAGTTATATCAAATTAACAATACCGGTCATCAAGATTTCTCTATGATTTATATGTATTCACCATTAAGCAAATATTTTAACATTACAGGAAAGCTTGACGGGAGAGAGGGTGCAAGCATTCAACACGACTTTATTCTTACCTTTTTTGAAAAAAATATTTATGGTCAAGTAACGAGCACAATCGCAGATGTGGCAAAGCAATATGAGGAGGTACAAATCATAACTTCATATCGTGACGAATAACTTCTGTAAATTAATTTAGCTTTTTGCCATAGACTGTTTTCGCATTAATTGTTGTTTTTCATACTACTATAGTTTGATGGCATTTGTATAAATAACAACAAAGTTTACGAAAAGAGCCTTTCCAAATAAATATTCCTTATTGAAATAGGTATACAGAGAGTGAAGATGACCAAAACGAGGTATTTGTGTAGTTGGGATAATGTGATAAGAGTCTTTTCTAACCTTGTGGTGGAGAAGACT
Encoded here:
- a CDS encoding dienelactone hydrolase family protein yields the protein MLLFVFLTIVAIIFKSFGNMKIAKLIPFLAILVFIPHVLFEGIRWQLYPVYIIIMFQFLITILFRVGLLKKRRLENDKKLIRMSLPIVISLFLLTVLFSYAFPVYKIPTPSGPNEIGTISFDLIDDSREAIYSEDITDNRKIKLQVWYPAQNVGSYEQVPWLQDGKIVAEGVSKLMGFPDFVLSHTSLVKSNSYLNAPISNEKEQYPVIILSHGWTGFRNIHTDVAELLASNGFVVVAIEHTYGSAVTAFNDGEVAYVNDEALPNREETPNFLTYANTLVKTFAGDIQVTLDQLEMMNTEQNSSPLKGKLDLANIGVIGHSTGGGAAVATALHDNRIKALIGLDAWVEPIEEQELDSGLHIPSLFLRSHEWEQGYNNEHLYLLLNSSMAPELYQINNTGHQDFSMIYMYSPLSKYFNITGKLDGREGASIQHDFILTFFEKNIYGQVTSTIADVAKQYEEVQIITSYRDE
- a CDS encoding SDR family oxidoreductase, coding for MYPQYPYYGFKQVTQQVPIAFPPQHQDVHPGLEYEMVPRPISEDPQYRSGNKLHNKVAIITGGDSGIGRATAIAFAKEGANITIVYLNEHQDAAETRERVESLGGKCLVISADLRKEETSHQVVKQTIETFGKLDILINNAAVQYVQSSILDISSEQLENTFRTNVFAIFYMTKAALPYLKNGSSIINTASITAFQGQKFLIDYSATKGAVTTFTRSLSLSLVEHGIRVNNVAPGPIWTPLIPSSFSAEQVTQFGLETPMKRAGQPFELAPAFVYLASDDSRYVTGQTIHVNGGVILNT
- a CDS encoding class I SAM-dependent rRNA methyltransferase, translating into MTAEIRLKVKPKYINKFKNGYPLITKEAIVNINDLKEEGVIVKVVDDRNSFIGRGYYGKQNKGYGWILSRNNREQLNQQFFKEKIKVALHARSHFFGNEDTTAFRVVNGEGDGLGGITIDYFDGYYVINWYSEGIYTFREYVINALSELVDYKAIYQKKRFATDGKYIEEDGFVTGERGKFPILIKENGVHFAVYLDDGAMVGVFLDQREVRKTIRDKYVEGKSVLNLFSYTGAFSVFAASGGASKTTSVDLANRSLSKTIEQFEVNGINYKDHDIIVEDVFKYFKYAVKKEKKFDLVILDPPSFARSKKFTFSAAKDYTDLIKQAILITEHNGIIVSSTNSSAFNMDKFKKFIEIAFKEMGRRYKIIEQFSLPEDFRTVKEFEEGNYLKVVFIQITGE
- a CDS encoding OFA family MFS transporter, producing the protein MKQKNRWLIALSAIAIHISIGSVYAYSVYKKPIHDELGWSSTETALAFTIAIFCLGTSAAFFGKVVEKKGPRFSAIVAAILFSSGLIGTGFAIQLESLYGYYLTYGLISGMGLGIGYIAPVSTLVKWFPDRRGLATGMAVMGFGAGALICSPVANYLIENVGLSQTFFILGITYFILMISGALYIARPEEGWLPAGMKEASEKGKVKIKADLAQLTANEAVKTKRFWMLWLMMFINISSGIMLISVASPMAQEKVGMTAVAAASMVGIMGFFNGGGRIGWATASDYLGRTNVFTIFFSIQLVAFLILPTVSSQAIFVTLIFLILTIYGGGFASLPAFIGDLFGTKQLGAIHGYLLTSWSMAGVFGPMLVSYIKDTTNSYNATFYIFAAFLTIALITSFLIRMDIKKIKEQQEPASQKGKLKQQVAQ